A region of Alosa alosa isolate M-15738 ecotype Scorff River chromosome 17, AALO_Geno_1.1, whole genome shotgun sequence DNA encodes the following proteins:
- the chrm2a gene encoding muscarinic acetylcholine receptor M2a: MDGINFTYWNASDGNETEPTATLQSPYKTVEVVFIVLVAGSLSLVTVIGNILVMLSIKVNRSLQTVNNYFLFSLACADLIIGLCSMNLYTVYIVIGYWPLGPVVCDLWLALDYVVSNASVMNLLIISFDRYFCVTKPLSYPIKRTTKMAGMMIAAAWVLSFILWAPAILFWQFIVGGRTVPDKECYIQFFSNAAVTFGTAIAAFYLPVIIMIVLYWRISRASKSRVKKDTRKPSQANPAAVSPSQVRGHVAKPTNNNVTGGGEEGPNRGQTQSTEDVANQHDGKLQNGKGPSSAVGDGEADGDEAPKDNGIPGEEKDSSNDSSSGSAAAHNQKEEDGAATAAAASTDGCSGAAEASQPVTRHRAKAGGSKLTCIKIVTKSPKGDCYTPSNTTVEIVPSTEKQDHVARKIVKMTKQAPKKKKGPPSREKKVTRTIMAILVAFVATWTPYNVMVLINTFCGSCIPNTVWTIGYWLCYINSTINPACYALCNATFKKTFKHLLLCQYKNIRSAR; this comes from the coding sequence ATGGATGGGATCAACTTCACCTACTGGAATGCCTCCGACGGCAACGAGACCGAGCCCACCGCCACCCTCCAGAGCCCCTACAAGACGGTGGAGGTGGTGTTCATCGTGCTGGTGGCTGGCTCCCTCAGCCTGGTGACCGTCATTGGGAACATCTTGGTGATGCTCTCCATCAAGGTCAACCGGAGCCTGCAGACTGTCAACAACTACTTCCTGTTTAGCCTCGCTTGTGCAGACCTCATCATTGGCCTGTGCTCCATGAACTTGTACACGGTGTACATTGTGATCGGCTACTGGCCGCTGGGGCCCGTGGTGTGTGACCTATGGCTGGCGCTGGACTATGTTGTGAGCAACGCGTCTGTTATGAACCTGCTCATCATCAGCTTTGACCGGTACTTCTGTGTCACCAAGCCCCTCAGCTACCCCATCAAGCGCACCACCAAGATGGCAGGCATGATGATCGCCGCCGCCTGGGTGCTGTCCTTCATCCTGTGGGCACCGGCCATCCTCTTCTGGCAGTTCATCGTGGGCGGCCGGACGGTGCCCGACAAGGAGTGCTACATCCAGTTCTTCTCCAACGCAGCGGTCACCTTCGGCACGGCCATCGCCGCCTTCTACCTGCCGGTCATCATCATGATCGTGCTCTACTGGAGGATCTCTAGGGCCAGCAAGAGCCGCGTCAAGAAGGACACCCGCAAGCCGTCGCAGGCCAACCCGGCCGCCGTGTCGCCCAGTCAGGTGCGCGGGCACGTGGCCAAGCCCACCAACAACAACGTGACCGGGGGCGGGGAGGAGGGCCCCAACCGTGGCCAGACGCAGTCCACCGAGGACGTGGCCAACCAGCACGACGGCAAGCTCCAGAACGGGAAAGGCCCGTCCAGCGCGGTCGGCGACGGCGAGGCGGACGGCGACGAGGCCCCTAAGGACAACGGCATCCCCGGCGAGGAGAAGGACAGCTCCAACGACTCCAGCTCCGGCAGCGCGGCCGCCCACAACCAGAAGGAGGAGGACGGCGCCGCCACGGCGGCAGCGGCCTCCACGGACGGCTGCAGCGGAGCGGCCGAGGCCAGTCAGCCGGTCACCCGGCACCGAGCCAAGGCTGGCGGCTCCAAGCTCACCTGCATCAAGATCGTCACCAAGTCGCCCAAGGGCGACTGCTACACGCCCTCCAACACCACGGTGGAGATCGTCCCCAGCACCGAGAAGCAGGACCATGTGGCGCGCAAGATCGTCAAGATGACCAAGCAGGCCCCCAAGAAGAAAAAGGGCCCGCCGTCCCGCGAGAAAAAGGTCACGCGCACCATCATGGCCATCCTGGTGGCGTTCGTGGCCACGTGGACGCCCTACAACGTCATGGTGCTCATCAACACCTTCTGCGGCAGCTGCATCCCCAACACCGTCTGGACGATCGGCTACTGGCTCTGCTACATCAACAGCACAATCAACCCGGCGTGCTACGCCCTGTGCAATGCCACCTTCAAAAAGACTTTCAAACACCTCCTTCTCTGCCAGTACAAAAACATCAGATCGGCTAGATGA